CATATAATGCCAAACCCTTTTATAGCcttcgtattgcaagtattctagGGACTAGGGGATACTAGAGGAAAACAAAGCGAAGTACCAGCTACAAAGAGAAAAGACTACATTGGAAGGATTTGAAAGATCAAATCAAACTGGATTTTCGACAAGCGATAGGAACACAAAATGCACTAGCAAAATGAAGAATTTCATTGCCATGAAGCACAAAAAGGGAAGAATTTCACTTGCGTGTGTGTACTGCAAGAGATTGCTAACCTCATCAACCCGGACATTATATATCTGAATAGTGGAATCTTCCATCCCAATTGCAATTATGTTATTATCTTGAGGATGGAATGCCAAAAAGGTGGCTGCAGGTGGGGGTGGCATGAAGGTCGTCATAACCTGCAAGACTTGTTGCAGTTTAGCTTACCAGGACAATGGAAAATTGATATTTAAGCATTTTTCTTGGAACAAAAGTATGGCTGAAATAAGTCAGAATAGGGATGTACCTTAAAAGTCATCATATTGAATAACGAAACCTTTCCACCAGATGCAGACATCACATAAGAGTCATTCTTTGACAAAGCAATACATGCAGTTGCTTCTTCTGGATTGTTGTCACTGGTTTCATTAGTCATAAAAATACTGTTTGATGGTTGCCACAACTGAGGTGCGACAGAAGCAGTTGACTGAACTAACAAAAGAGAGTCAGAAATTAGCTATCTGTAAAAACATAATGCCTCACCAATGTTACTTGCTAACCTTGCCAGAAGGATTTCGATCATTACGAGTCCATTTCCATAGCTTATGTATGGCATTGGAACCAAGAGCTAATACCGATAGCCCAGAGTTTGTGTATAACAACCGCATGACCTGCAAGCCAAAGTATGTGTGTGTACACAACTTGGTAGGTGAATTAGGCAATTCTTTCTTTTTTCGTTATGGCATTAAAGATTGATGAGCACATATACTAGTCaaaattacaaaaatgaaaaaaaaagaaaagaaacatcaaCTTCTTTTGAATTAGTATATCCTAGGACATACAACCAagatatgcaatttcgaatggtactgcccggtacgagcggtacgtaccgatctgaCGGCATACCGATATGCGGACCGCAAGCTACCGGGCGGAACGTTTAAAAGCGCCCCGTATCGGACAATACggggtaatatcgggcggtaacgatcgaaatttcgattgTTACCACCCGGCACAACTCGGTAatgatcgatttcgaccgttaccacattgtaacaatgctacagtgctccaacgatcaaattgactGGTGGAGCCCTTTCTtatagtatttaaacccttcttctcccctatttcatttcattacattctcatactctcttaaactatcataaactctttttttctcacatttgtgctctcctaaactctacaaaaggaCACTtcattacattctcatactctcctaaactctacaaactcttttttttctcacatttgtgctcctctattcaaatgatttttctgtagatatttcaatatttacataaggacaatctgtaatggactgaaatacgaaccttgcacaagatattcttcaaaacccgaaaaagatatgtgatactattcttacctaatttacattgattttgctaaacttatgctattactatatttatttctaacttaaaaaccctatcccaactttttttttttcaggtattttcagaggattttacacctaaattaggtgtaccgctcggtacgccctgacgtACCGCTCTATACCCCctgatgtaccgctcgatacatggTACCGtaacataccgagccaacctcgaaataccagtacggtacgatattgcataccttgcataCAACAATATGGGCATATGTACAGGATACAGAGAcattatgtttatgtatatgcaTAAATATTTCCTCAGCTGTATGTCATACCCTAAAAAAGGCCCTTCCAATAATTAAATTAGTATTATTTATAGCCATGTGATAATTTAATACAAAAACTGGAACACTTGGACTACCTTACTAGCAACTACAAACAGTGAAAGGTGTTAAACATATGGCTAACAAACAAAAAGTTAAGCTGACACAATGGAGAATTCTTTACACCAAGTTTTATCCTTGATATCATGCAATAACAAAGCTTATATCAAGTTTCCCTCCTTTTTTATCGTAAACACTGAAGACATAATTCATGGAATTTATCTATTTACATTGCAAGACTACTGTGAAAACATTTTATATTCCTTACAAGTTTGAAGTGATTGAGGACTGTGTTCTCAACCTAATCTCCATCCTCTAGTTCTTAATTATTACAAGAATCATACATAATAACAACTATCacaaaggataaaaaaaaattatatatcattggAAGCACCTAAAGAAAATGCCTCGTGTGGCCAAATAAGGAATTGTTGAGTTAAATTCTTTGCTAGAACACGAAATAGGAATTGTTGAGTTAAATTCTTTGCTAGAACGCGAAATACCTTGCTCTTTGTTGAGGCAGAATCAGGCAAATGCAAGGCTTTGATATGAGCAGAGTCAACAACGTCGGCTAACTTCCAGCTCTTAATCTTCTCAGTGTCTTCTGAAATCCTTGGCTTAACATCTGCAGCCCTATTACTATCCATAACAGCCTGAAATATTTGCCTAATATGTCAAGCTTCTATGTTTAAATAAATGCTACCTGTAAAAAGTTAGCTCACCAAGCTCGTCATCGACACTGCAGGTAAGACTCGATCTGGACGCTCAGGAGTGGCCGCAACAGGGCTAGAAACATTAGAAACTGCTCCTAGCGAACTGACAACTGGGGCCTGCATGAAGAATGCAGAGAATGTTAAATAGATTCATTGTCATTGATTTCAGAACTTATCTTGGGTTTGTATGATGTAGTAACATTTTTTATTACATGAAAATGTATAAAAAGATTCCATGCTTTTAATTTGTCAAACAATTATCTTATATTCAATCTGGATACAAATCACATGTTAAACACCATAATTATCTCTCTACAAacatattgatgatttttattcAAAACCATGTGAAGAGAGTGGCACATAAGTGACTCTTCAAACATATTGATGCTATTCTTTTTTAATGGATTTGTGGAGTGGGTATCGCGTACACAACAGGCACCTAGTGTATATCTATGTATCATGTAGATAACACACCAGAGATATAGAGGAGGGCCAGGACAAACAGGCCCACTTCATGTTTAAAAGGAGCTTGTTGTCTTTCTTTTCCCCCTTTGTTGGGTTTCTACACCACAGAGGCTATAGAGAAGGCTAGGGCGAAGAGGCCCGCTTCATGTTTAAAAGGAGCTTGTTGTTTTTCTTTTCATGACAAGGGTTCACCAAACCCTAGTAACCCTTCAAGCAAGATTTGAACACCATGTCCTGTTCTCTTCAGATTGGAACCATCCAAGCCACAATTTCATGCAGCAATACTACCTTATGTAAGTAGTTAGACAAAATAATACCTTTACATTTGCATTAGTTAGTTGAAAAGGGCCACGTGAACCCTCAAATGCCCTGCTCTCAAGCATTCTTACAAGCCGCTGTCCATCAGCATTTGCCAAGATTTTGATTCCATTGTCGCTTGTCGTAACTGCAAGTAATGAGCCCTCACGATTAAATCTCAGTCGAGGACTTGCCTGCCACGAAGAAATTAGTATAGTAAGCCAAAAATTACAATTTGCAACAAATTCAAGGCAAGTGTAATAGAGAATAGGATACTCACAGGAAGTCCACCATCTGCATCAGAAGTAGTCAGTATATTAGTATTATCCATATCCCAAAACTTAATCATGAATTCATCTCCGGCAGCCAGCAAGCGGTTCCTAGTGGTGTCAAACTGGACAACTCCTAATGAATGTTTTCTAAAGCCAGAATATGTCCTTTTAATTGCTCCTTCAGTCTCATTCCACTCAACTAAATGTGAATCACCATCTTTACTTGTTCCACAGGAAAAAAGCCTACAAACACATCAGAAGATGAAACATGGGAATTGTTAACAATGAGCTAAGGTGGAGAATAAAGTTcaacacttatctcagagaaagtaaaatcagaattatgGCATCCATACCAGAATATTAATTACCGCTGGACAGATGCAAAAAGGTGTAACAAACTAACAATGACTAACATGCACTAGTTGGGTCTTATTATTGCATACGGTATCCCACTATCTGATGGGCCAGTAAACATATGGCTGAGATACACTGTTTACCTTGTTCCATCTGCACTATATGCCATTGTCGTGCACCAACGTCCAGGAGCATCATAGTCAACTCTAGATCCCAAGCAGTCATAAAGCCATGCTTTGATTTTCCCATCAATCGCAGTTGAGAAGATGAACTTCACAGattgaaacaacaaaaaagaaagtcAGGAGATGCTTATAGATAAATAAACCTTTGAAGAATTTTCAACTTAACAGAAGCATTAACAACAGCGGTGAATACAAACCTGGATAGACTCTTTGTAGTGAGGACAAACAGAATATACAGGGGTTTCATGGCCCTCAAACGTATACTGCCTCTGTCGTGTTGCAACATCCCATACCTGTCCGTCATGCAATAAATGTTGTAAGAACATATGTTTCTTCTTCGACAATCTTGTGATAAGTCGAATCCTATCCCTTACGACTCACTTTAATTGTCTTGTCATCACCACAAGTAATGATTGACAGACTCTTGTAGGGATGGGAAAAGGCAATGTCATTAACCCCTCCTACATGAGCATCAATCTGCAACAATGACCAGTCAGAAACCATGTTATGGCTGTAAAGAAGTTACAATTTATAACTCACCTCCGACTGTTGCCGCAACTCTCCATTTAAACTAAAAGTGTATGTCTGAACAAGATGCTTTGAAAATGCAACACCTAAAGGCATCACCAAGTTAACAAGAGATTTTTTTTAGTTAGGACAATAAAATTAAGTGGGAAACTCATATGCGGCTACACCAGATCATATTTAATAGGAATATGATACGaaagagtgtttttttttttgctttcatctacCAAGAATAGAACCATCAGGACTCCATAAGCAGCGATTGACGGATATGATAGCATCTTTCATAAGTGCCGCCTGAAAGTTGATTTAATGAAGTTATTTAAGTGTTAAATTATTCCATGAGAACCACGCAAGAAATTCCATGTTGTTATAGTCCGACTCAAAGCAACTAGGTCTAATTTTCAGTTTAGAGAAATACCTGCAAAGACAAAGAACAAGTTCCAATATCCCACACCTTGAACGTCTTGTGTGCGACCCTTTCTCGAGATCCAACTTCCCATATGCCAGTATCACCAACATTTGTCCCGACTGGAAGGCAAAACAAAGAGCATATAGGCAAATGAATTTAAACACAAATTATAAACAAAATACAAAGGTTCCACTCATGAATATTTCAAGCAGCTACCTAGAAGAATGGTATGATGCATCGGGTGAAAATCCAAGCTCATTACATTAGAACCTTGATTAAGAGTCCGTACCACAGTCTTGGGTATGTCATCTTGCGAATAAACATTGCGTGAATAAGTTGCACCAGAGAATGACACCTAGAAAAATAATTTCATTCACTTTTGACAAATAGTACATTCTGCTTTGTTAGTTCAATAATCTTTGAGATTGTCTCCTTTGTACCTCATCTGCTTGGCCTATACGGATTCTCTTCATCAGGTGTTCAGATTCTGCAGTGTGATAATCAATACCAGGAGAACTTGTAGGAAGCCGTGGGTGATTTAGAAAAGCAACTGCAGAAGTATAACCATGAGTTAATAAGAAGAGAAGTCATGAACATTATCCAAGCTCATAGGAGACTAAATTAAAAGAGATATACCTGCATTTGGAGGCTGCACCAGACCTGGGGGGCCATGTGCCACAGCAGCATGTGGTAGTGACGGGCTTGCATTGGTCATCCACCCTGCAATGGCACTTGGAGGTGGAGAAACAATTGGCTGGAAAGGCTGAACCAAAGCATACAACAATAATAGTCAACAATCAGCCAAAAGAAGAGAGCAGTCAATGAAAAGTGAATCTAGTCCACTTACACCATGAGAGCCCATTGGAGGGAATGCCCCAGTCTTAGGGATATGCCCAACGAGCGGACCATTAGTTGGTGGAGGTGCTCGTGCTCCATTAGCAGAAGCAGCACAAGAGTGATCAATAAAGAGTGTTTTAATGTCAGGGTTGGAGCGTGGGTTCTTGCAAAGCTGATGCTGCCAATTAAGACTAAACAAAGACCATAAATCAGTAAGATATTTGACTCTTGAATGCTGAGCACAGACTACATACAAAATATAGTAAACACAAAGTACTGCATAAAACAATTGTTcgctttcaaaagaaaaaaaaaaagattaaagccTTCTACTTAACAATGTGGCGGCTGTCATCAAGTGTGTTTTCATGTACATTGTTAATGGCCTTCAAAATTATAGCAACTCAAGAACTAAAGTCATGTATCCCAATAATAGAAGAGTACTACAAATTCGAGTCACTTCTCTTGGCCAACTGATAGAAAACTAGCCACACAAGCTACATATGTAAACCAACTATGAAACGGTAAGTTAGTTCACCCAGCTACTAGGTATTATTGGAATTATTCTCATCCACTAAAAAAAATAGAGCAATCATTTAATTCAGAAAAAAGGGACTCTGTACCTTTGGTTGATTAGTGTTCGTAAACGAGAAGCTTTAAATGGTGGAAATGTTAACTTATCACGAAACAAAGGATTAGCTTCAATAAGTTTCTTAAGCTCCATAAGCATTATACTCCGTGCCGATTTTGTATCCCCGTACTTGGAAAGCTGCTCATTCTGCCTGTATTAATTTGAAAGTGAAGAAAGATAATTCACTACTCCAGCCGATAGGAGGCATAACCAGTAGCTCTTtagatttaaaactaattacctaAAATTCTCCAGAGTGAGCAAAACAGTGATCTCCTTGAAGAGCTCCTCATtgaaagaagcaaaaactttTAGATCCTTTACAAGTATCTCAACTGCTTTCGCCCTATCATGTCTGAAAATACATGAAACACCATTCAAAAAGGGACCAGTTAAATTGGAAAATCCACGTCCAAGACAAAAGAATGAAATAATTCTACCTGTCAAGTGCTTCGAGGTACTTCTGTTTTCTAATCTCAAAGAAGATTTTCATGGAGTAGCGATTGTCTTCCACTTTGGTGAAACCACCAAGATATCTCTCAACTTCATCCCATTCCCCCGCCTGAATCAGATCCTCAAAATGTTTCATGTTGAAGTAAAAACCCGACTCCTGTTCCAACCTACAATTCAACCAGTTGCTTAATTAAAAGGCAAAGGAAGTTTAAGAGCTTTAAATGATGTAGCCTACAAGAAGAAGCCTTACTTATGAACAGCATCCTTGAATTTCTCCTCATCTAGGAATTGCAGTATCAGGAAAACCAGTTCCCTGCTTAATGAAGACATTGACCCAGGAATCGTCGAGCACTCCAGCGCAAAGATTTCGAATCGAAAAAGGGGAGAGAAAGCAGAACCAACTAAGGATCTTCCAAACAACAGACTCACAAAACTTGAGGCGTCCAAAGATCCTTCCCCTAAGCTTCTACCTCCTCTGTTCCCATCTCCTTTGCTATAGAAAGTGATCGAAGACTCTGCCGCATGTTCTCCGAAGTACAAACAGAGGCCAAACACTTTTAAATATCAGTCAAAATACTCTGAAGAGGATAAAAACCACAGCTTTCCACCTTAAAAACGAACTCAGAATCGGAAAACCCTTCTACAAAACAAACACCAACCACAGAGCCTCCGCCACGTGCTTCGTAAGTCCAGGAGCACAAAAATCACGACCTTCCCGCAAAAGAACCCTAAAGGCCTGCTGAAGCATGAACCGGAAAGCCCCAACTTAGAAAACAAGCACTAACAACAGCGACTGCGCCACGTGGTTCCCTAGTCTCGGAGTACAAAAACCGCGACCTTCTCGCCGAAACGACCATAAATAAGCACCGTCTCCCAAAACACAAGCCAAGAATCCGCCGGGAAAAGGCACCAGATCGCCGTCAAAAAGGAGGAAAAGCTCGCGTCAGCGATCCGGAGCCGATCTGAACCAAGAAAGACGCTCCCTTCACGAAACCAAACGAAAGAACCCTCGATCGGGAGCTCGATTCCTCCAGAACAGAGGAAGAAGCACCGATCGGACCCGAGAGGATCGACGCCTCCGCATAAACTTCTAGGGTTTTGAAGGGTGCGCTTTCTCTTCCCCACTCCCGCTTCTTTCTCTCTCGACTCTTCTCCTCTCCTTACCACCCGCGGCCTTCGCTTCTCTCTCCCTCCTCTCACGCCTTTTATAGCCCTACTCGAACTCCGCTTGAAATTACCTCTCTACCACCCCCAAAGCCACGTCGGCTCGTCGGCAATAGTACGGCCGAGTCAGGGGCTTTTGCGGGATTTCAACTCCGGGTCGCTCTCGCTTGACCGCAGGGGTAAAACCGTCAGCCTGAACTTAAGGACGAAGCATCTTCCCTTTACGGCCCCACATTTTTAAGGATATTTCGGTCAATTCACGCTTCCAGAAGAGAGAGGACCCACCACGTCAACCATCCTCGTACCCGATTAAATCGCCCcgcttttggatttcttttcgacCTTCGCGGGTTTTGGCAGAACGATAAGAACACTTGTGTTTTCCATAAATGTACCCCATCTCGCTGGTATTGGACCCGTAACAGAGACACAAAGAGGGTGAGTTTAGCAGAGATGTTATGCCCGTTAGCACCGACGTCATCAGGTAATCGGCTTATCACCATCTCGTCGTGTGTTGCGCGAAACACTTACGGATAAGCAGGACGACTTATCACTCCCCGATGATGACTCCGGCCGTCTCTAATCTTCTAAGTAAGCTAGATACGTGCATATGCCGGTTCAGGCAACACCTAGTTCAACCACTGAGATCCGTACACGTTTTCACCGATGGCCTCACGCTTTAATGCCACATGACGCATGCACCAATCAACAGCTGCCCCGTGCTGTCCTGGAGACAGCAGAACCTGAGTCCACTGCAAATGGAGATCTAATCGAATCTGCTGTGTGGGAGTTTACAGCATTAAAGTATGAGTGCTTCATTAAGTAGGGTCACGTCATTGGACTACAGTTCCTCATTAAGCCTGGAGGAAGTAAGTACGTACGTTTCGGAACGGGGAATTCCAAGGGCAGGACACGATGGTCATTTAGCTAGGGGAAGGGGGCATTGTGGGAATAAAGTACTCATGAGGGGACCGACGGAATGACGAATCTGCCCCTGGAATCGAAGTCTTCTTGACACCGCGACTCGCGCGAGACGAGATTTGGCTCCATCTCGCGTGGCTTTCAGTGATGGATGCGTCGCGCTGTTGACCGCGAGACCGGTAGCTGGGAGGAGATGTGGACGGCAGCGATCTCACGATGCCCGCGGGGCCCTCCTCCTGCGGTGGAATTTCTATTCCTACTTTTGGTCTGCTGCGATGTGCCCCCATGATGTGTTGACTACAGGAAACATACTGTGGTACATCAACATGATTACAGAGAACTCAGTTGATGGTGCCTAAAGCTCTTTTATCAGGTAATAATCTTCCTCTGTACATACACATTGATCAGCACACGAAGATGGCATGGGATCTGTTTTATGAGATGGGTACCTCACGTCTGTGTGTTGTTTTCTGGGTCATGTCACTTTCAGTTGGAAGGTGGCCAAAGCCTGAGAGCATGGCCCCTTACGATGCACAGAGGAAGGAAATGTGTGGATGAGCAGGGCAGGGTTGTACCGGCGCCGAGCAGGAACAAGTCTGCCCATGGCACATTTGACGTCCCTGAGATGACAGCCGATCACACATCAGAACAA
The DNA window shown above is from Musa acuminata AAA Group cultivar baxijiao chromosome BXJ2-4, Cavendish_Baxijiao_AAA, whole genome shotgun sequence and carries:
- the LOC135610555 gene encoding protein TOPLESS-RELATED PROTEIN 2-like isoform X1, with translation MSSLSRELVFLILQFLDEEKFKDAVHKLEQESGFYFNMKHFEDLIQAGEWDEVERYLGGFTKVEDNRYSMKIFFEIRKQKYLEALDRHDRAKAVEILVKDLKVFASFNEELFKEITVLLTLENFRQNEQLSKYGDTKSARSIMLMELKKLIEANPLFRDKLTFPPFKASRLRTLINQSLNWQHQLCKNPRSNPDIKTLFIDHSCAASANGARAPPPTNGPLVGHIPKTGAFPPMGSHGPFQPIVSPPPSAIAGWMTNASPSLPHAAVAHGPPGLVQPPNAVAFLNHPRLPTSSPGIDYHTAESEHLMKRIRIGQADEVSFSGATYSRNVYSQDDIPKTVVRTLNQGSNVMSLDFHPMHHTILLVGTNVGDTGIWEVGSRERVAHKTFKVWDIGTCSLSLQAALMKDAIISVNRCLWSPDGSILGVAFSKHLVQTYTFSLNGELRQQSEIDAHVGGVNDIAFSHPYKSLSIITCGDDKTIKVWDVATRQRQYTFEGHETPVYSVCPHYKESIQFIFSTAIDGKIKAWLYDCLGSRVDYDAPGRWCTTMAYSADGTRLFSCGTSKDGDSHLVEWNETEGAIKRTYSGFRKHSLGVVQFDTTRNRLLAAGDEFMIKFWDMDNTNILTTSDADGGLPASPRLRFNREGSLLAVTTSDNGIKILANADGQRLVRMLESRAFEGSRGPFQLTNANVKAPVVSSLGAVSNVSSPVAATPERPDRVLPAVSMTSLAVMDSNRAADVKPRISEDTEKIKSWKLADVVDSAHIKALHLPDSASTKSKVMRLLYTNSGLSVLALGSNAIHKLWKWTRNDRNPSGKSTASVAPQLWQPSNSIFMTNETSDNNPEEATACIALSKNDSYVMSASGGKVSLFNMMTFKVMTTFMPPPPAATFLAFHPQDNNIIAIGMEDSTIQIYNVRVDEVKTKLKGHQKKITGLAFSQSLNVLVSSGADAQLCVWSIDGWEKKKSRFIQVPAGHASPLVGDTKVQFHNDQAHLLVVHQSQITIYDSKLECLCSWSPRDALPAPISSAIYSCDGVLVYSAFCDGAIAVFEADSLRLRCRIAPSAYISPPVSSPPGAAYPMVIAAHPSEPNQIALGMSDGAVHVVEPPDADPNWGSAPPQDNNGALPTISPNPALNSNQVSEPPSR
- the LOC135610555 gene encoding protein TOPLESS-RELATED PROTEIN 2-like isoform X2 gives rise to the protein MSSLSRELVFLILQFLDEEKFKDAVHKLEQESGFYFNMKHFEDLIQAGEWDEVERYLGGFTKVEDNRYSMKIFFEIRKQKYLEALDRAKAVEILVKDLKVFASFNEELFKEITVLLTLENFRQNEQLSKYGDTKSARSIMLMELKKLIEANPLFRDKLTFPPFKASRLRTLINQSLNWQHQLCKNPRSNPDIKTLFIDHSCAASANGARAPPPTNGPLVGHIPKTGAFPPMGSHGPFQPIVSPPPSAIAGWMTNASPSLPHAAVAHGPPGLVQPPNAVAFLNHPRLPTSSPGIDYHTAESEHLMKRIRIGQADEVSFSGATYSRNVYSQDDIPKTVVRTLNQGSNVMSLDFHPMHHTILLVGTNVGDTGIWEVGSRERVAHKTFKVWDIGTCSLSLQAALMKDAIISVNRCLWSPDGSILGVAFSKHLVQTYTFSLNGELRQQSEIDAHVGGVNDIAFSHPYKSLSIITCGDDKTIKVWDVATRQRQYTFEGHETPVYSVCPHYKESIQFIFSTAIDGKIKAWLYDCLGSRVDYDAPGRWCTTMAYSADGTRLFSCGTSKDGDSHLVEWNETEGAIKRTYSGFRKHSLGVVQFDTTRNRLLAAGDEFMIKFWDMDNTNILTTSDADGGLPASPRLRFNREGSLLAVTTSDNGIKILANADGQRLVRMLESRAFEGSRGPFQLTNANVKAPVVSSLGAVSNVSSPVAATPERPDRVLPAVSMTSLAVMDSNRAADVKPRISEDTEKIKSWKLADVVDSAHIKALHLPDSASTKSKVMRLLYTNSGLSVLALGSNAIHKLWKWTRNDRNPSGKSTASVAPQLWQPSNSIFMTNETSDNNPEEATACIALSKNDSYVMSASGGKVSLFNMMTFKVMTTFMPPPPAATFLAFHPQDNNIIAIGMEDSTIQIYNVRVDEVKTKLKGHQKKITGLAFSQSLNVLVSSGADAQLCVWSIDGWEKKKSRFIQVPAGHASPLVGDTKVQFHNDQAHLLVVHQSQITIYDSKLECLCSWSPRDALPAPISSAIYSCDGVLVYSAFCDGAIAVFEADSLRLRCRIAPSAYISPPVSSPPGAAYPMVIAAHPSEPNQIALGMSDGAVHVVEPPDADPNWGSAPPQDNNGALPTISPNPALNSNQVSEPPSR